From a single Glycine soja cultivar W05 chromosome 19, ASM419377v2, whole genome shotgun sequence genomic region:
- the LOC114400538 gene encoding uncharacterized protein LOC114400538 isoform X2 translates to MEDTAVLVPPWLEQLLHTPFFNVCRIHAEAARSECNMFCLHCNGEAFCFYCSSSRHKDHQVIQIRRSSYHDVVRVSEIQKVLDISGVQTYVINSARVLFLNVRPQPKSGKGVAHICEICGRSLLDPFRFCSLGCKLEGIRKNGDASFALDGRNEELTMDTSRGSVSSRQQEEELREGSTQDMYPATPSPSASNSRRRKGIPHRAPFGS, encoded by the exons ATg GAGGACACAGCTGTTCTGGTACCTCCTTGGCTTGAACAACTTCTTCACACACCTTTCTTCAACGTGTGTCGGATTCACGCAGAGGCCGCTAGAAGCGAGTGTAATATGTTTTGCCTACATTGCAATGGCGAAGCCTTTTGCTTTTATTGCAGTTCTTCAAGACACAAAGATCATCAAGTCATTCAG aTAAGGCGATCTTCTTATCACGATGTAGTGAGGGTTTCAGAAATCCAGAAAGTGTTGGACATAAGTGGAGTGCAGACATATGTAATCAACAGTGCTCGAGTTTTGTTCCTGAATGTGAGGCCTCAGCCAAAATCTGGAAAAGGAGTAGCTCACATTTGTGAGATTTGCGGAAGGAGCCTCTTGGACCCATTTCGGTTTTGTTCTTTGGGATGTAAG CTTGAAGGAATAAGGAAAAATGGGGATGCAAGCTTTGCTTTGGATGGTAGGAATGAAGAATTAACAATGGATACTTCAAGAGGATCAGTCTCATCAAGACAGCAAGAAGAAGAATTGCGTGAAGGTTCAACACAAGACATGTATCCAGCCACGCCTTCTCCATCTGCTTCAAATTCAAGGAGAAGAAAAGGCATACCTCATAGGGCACCTTTTGGCTCCTAA
- the LOC114400538 gene encoding uncharacterized protein LOC114400538 isoform X1 translates to MFYRMSIFPTMGFKLQEDTAVLVPPWLEQLLHTPFFNVCRIHAEAARSECNMFCLHCNGEAFCFYCSSSRHKDHQVIQIRRSSYHDVVRVSEIQKVLDISGVQTYVINSARVLFLNVRPQPKSGKGVAHICEICGRSLLDPFRFCSLGCKLEGIRKNGDASFALDGRNEELTMDTSRGSVSSRQQEEELREGSTQDMYPATPSPSASNSRRRKGIPHRAPFGS, encoded by the exons ATGTTTTATAGAATGTCCATTTTTCCAACAATGGGATTTAAGCTGCAGGAGGACACAGCTGTTCTGGTACCTCCTTGGCTTGAACAACTTCTTCACACACCTTTCTTCAACGTGTGTCGGATTCACGCAGAGGCCGCTAGAAGCGAGTGTAATATGTTTTGCCTACATTGCAATGGCGAAGCCTTTTGCTTTTATTGCAGTTCTTCAAGACACAAAGATCATCAAGTCATTCAG aTAAGGCGATCTTCTTATCACGATGTAGTGAGGGTTTCAGAAATCCAGAAAGTGTTGGACATAAGTGGAGTGCAGACATATGTAATCAACAGTGCTCGAGTTTTGTTCCTGAATGTGAGGCCTCAGCCAAAATCTGGAAAAGGAGTAGCTCACATTTGTGAGATTTGCGGAAGGAGCCTCTTGGACCCATTTCGGTTTTGTTCTTTGGGATGTAAG CTTGAAGGAATAAGGAAAAATGGGGATGCAAGCTTTGCTTTGGATGGTAGGAATGAAGAATTAACAATGGATACTTCAAGAGGATCAGTCTCATCAAGACAGCAAGAAGAAGAATTGCGTGAAGGTTCAACACAAGACATGTATCCAGCCACGCCTTCTCCATCTGCTTCAAATTCAAGGAGAAGAAAAGGCATACCTCATAGGGCACCTTTTGGCTCCTAA